A stretch of DNA from Acomys russatus chromosome 4, mAcoRus1.1, whole genome shotgun sequence:
AATAGATGGtagatgtggctcagcagttaaaaatcaCTCAACAAAGAAGTCATTAGGATCAGAACTGACATGCAGCTCCCATTAACAAGCTGAGTGTCTCATGTACGCCTATAACCCCAGATCGGAGACGGGGTGGGGGATGACACGGGATGGGGCACAGATGGGGGTAATGACAGAGTCCTTGGGGTCTGCTGGGATACAGCCTAGCCGAGAACAGCAGGCCCAGGTTCAGGAAAATACCCTCCCTCAAAGGACTAGGAAGACACTTAACACCCTCTCCAGGCCTATAGGTGCATCCTCACAGGTGTGTGCATACACCCACATAGGCACATATGTATTTTAAGTGTTGTTTTTCAGATTATTGTCAACAggccctcctttctcctttgttaATACTGCAGAAATtagccttgggttttgtttgttcgtttgttttggttttgagacagggtttctctgtgaagccttgactgtcctggactcactttgtagaccaggctggccttgaactcacagtgatatgcctgcctctgcctccccaagtgctgggattaaaggcgtgcgccaccacgtctggtttAGTCTAGagttttttgttgtcattgttttgttttaataaagttaggttctgctgggcatggtggcacacactcagagaggcagaagcaggcagatctctgtgagtttgaggccagtctggtctacaaaatgagttcaggacagccaaggctacacagagaaaccttgtctcaaaacaataacaacacaaaacaaagattcaaaaataaagacagattCTTATATAGGccagtgtaggctcaattttcgtAAACAATATGTTTTATTAACGACTTAGTGACTGAgtatacgtcacttataacctgactaaccaaaataggaaatgaggattaatggatacaataacaaaaccataaggatatcagttccaaggaacgattctcctggcacatcagcaggatttcttctgctggaacctagagtaaccagaacccagaacctcagcaggagccggagccctgaagccttccctcgagcggttctctctaggagcgtctcgaaatgcagcgatgaacagccaaaactattccaagtctccaagaagccccacctccagttctgggctcatttatttatctcctcccagagtctgttcatggaatcttttcagctggcaacaattaagctcctgcacgaggtggttgctcttctagtgaatgaacctcacctgctctctcacgagaccattccgatcccacacatggactcctaaaaaacaggtttctctctccttcaggccaggcaggcctcaaacttgctttgtagccaatgatgaccttgaacctgtaatcttctggccttcaccttctgaatgctgggattacaggcttaggccaccatgcctggagccACAGAAAAGCCTGACTACTAAATTCTGCTGCCTCAGAAGTGCCTGTTCAAAGGACACTTTTGAAATGCCCATTAGGTGACCAGAGGCTGCATGACGGCCGCTCCAGCTCTCACTGACCCTGTGTTCAGTGCAGGCTGGTCTTGCTGATCACCTCAAGCTTgcccctgcctcagggcctttgtacCTGTTGTCCTACGAAGAGGCCTAGTCTGTTTaagccaggctgcctctgcccctcctccagccccaacATCCTCCATGAGGAAACTGCATTGTGAGCTCACCTCCCAgagcttaggaggcagaggcaggtagatctttgtgagttcaaggacagcctgatcttcagattgagttccaggtcagtacTATATACTGAGACCCTGactcttgaaaaaaagaaaaataactgcaTTATGTCTTTTTGTATTTACTGTCTCTTTCCCTAGGTCAGTACCCACCACAGTCCTTCCAGCAGTCTGGTCCTTGCTGGTCTGGGTTCAGGCCAGAGCCAAGACACATACTAGGTGCTAAGGACCCCTAAAACAGACATTCTGGGACAGGCCAACCAGCACTGCCCTCATGATCTAGGTGAAAGGCCTTGtgattggtggcacacacctgtgtaaACCCCAGCACTTATGAGGTGAGGGCCCGggggtcaggaattcaaggtcagccttggtcaCATGAGAAGTGtgaggttgggctggagagatggcttagaggtcaAGAGCGTggttccaaaggacccagattcaattctcagcactcacatggcagctcacaactgtctaaaactccaagatctgacatcctgtCATAGCACATACAtgctgcaggcaaaacactaatgcacatacacacaccccaacatatacagttatatataGTGTGAGGTTACTCTAAGCATatgacaccctgcctcaaaagacaaaaattcagggctggagagatggctccatggttaagcaCCTAAGAGGACCTGGTTTAGTTTCTAACACAGCCAtcagtaattccagctccaagaatccaatgtcctcttgtgacccctgtgggcaccaggcacacacgtggtgtgtacacacacacacacacacacacacacacacacacagacacacacacacacagacacacacacacacacacacacacacacacacacacacacacacacacacacacacacacacacacacacgtcagggGATAAAGCCTCCTCCCCCAGGCCAGGGCTAACCCTATGTGACCTTCCAGAAACACCACGAGGCAGTCAGGGTTAAGGAGATTCTTCCtttgttataaatatattatatacatccAAAACATGACATTAAAATATTACTCCGTGTTACAGAAAGATATTAAGGCTTTCTATTATTTACATTGACAAGCaagcacctttaaaaaaaacaaacaaacccaaaataaaaaagcctttctctcccctcctctgacACACTGGCCAGAAGGAACACAGGGTCCCCTCCCCAAATGACCAAGCCCTTTACAAGGGCCATGCCCTATGAAGAGGTCTTCACATTGGAGACCTCAGATGTGGCTGGACATGTGGATAGGactagggaaaggaaagggagtaTACGAGTGTGGACAGGGGATTCTGGCCTCTCTCTGCCAGCAGCTGCCCTTTGACCCttgcctagctctgcctcccttGGGTGGCAGCTGGGGTGGCCCGCCCACCTAGGCCTCTGGGGTCAGTTTGCAGGGCTGAGGGAGGATCATGATCCAGGGACATTTAAGTGTTCCGGGGGGGCTCTACGGGGACAGACCAAGTGAGTCAACGACCCCTAAGCCGGCCAGGGAGCCGGTGAGCAGGGCAAGAGCACAGGGTGGGGCTGGCCAGCAGGACTGGGCTCCCCTTCTGCAGTCAGGCTTGGCTTGAAGCAGTTCAGTGGCCACAAAAgcccaaggaaagaaaaggaaaagaagaaatggaaacttGGTGGCTCAAGTATtctgtcactgggggtgggctagGGGGTGCCCGGGCCCAGCCCAGGGGACTTCTCGTCACTGGAGGGGTCTCAGGGATTTGGCAGATGGCTTCCGTTCAGGCTGGGGAAGGTTGGCGACCAGGAGACTACTTGATCTTCTGGGCCCACATCATGTCGTCTGCCCTGGGCTTCTCGCCCGTCAGGCCCTGGATGAGGTCCTCCAGGCGCCGCCAGAAGCCTGTCACCTCGAGGGGGTAGTTGAGCCAGCCTGCAGCAGAGACAGTCAGGGGGCCAagtgaggagagagggtggggtctTCAACAGGCTGAAGaccgtggggggggggcacagacaCCTTCCACAAGAGGCACTTGGGCCCCTTCTTCAGGTCTTCCCCAAtcactggggtttttgttttgtttttttctttttatggtcttttgagacagggtttctcggtgtagccttggctgtcctggaactcgctctgtagaccaggctggcctcgaactcacagagatccgcctgcctctgtgctgaGATTAATCACAAAGGCATTCTATGTTTTGTTTGATATTAGATCCCAAGCCCAGGGTAGTCAATAGGCACCGAGTAAGTTGTCTGCTGGCTGGGTGAGTGTCTGGAGTCATAGCAGCTTGAAATAGGGAAGGAGCTCGGGTGTGTTCatggcctggcacacagcaggtgctcaataaatgtatGTGTACTGAGAACACTGGGTAGACTACGGCTGCATGCCCTCCAACCTCCTGACCCtgaggatggcaccacccacctgTGGTGATACAGAAATACGTCTCGTGGGGCGCCACATGGTGGATGCGATGGTGTTTCCGTGGCAGGATCACGTGCCAGTCCTGCAGGACGGTGACCCAGCATGGGAGCCCCAAGTATGTGTGCGACCACTTGTGGATCTGGTTGGTGAAGGTGCCGAAGATGGTCAGGCAGAAGACGAAGCATTCCCAGGGGTACAGCTGCTCCAGGGTCTCTGTAGGGTAAAGGCATGGGACTTATGTAGTTGCCCGCCTGGCTGACCAGCTCCTGTGCCGGGTGCACCCAGGCCCCCCTCAGCCCAGGGACTGGGTAAGAGTGTGGGTTCGGCAGCCAACTGGGGCTGGGCTGATTCCGTGACACTTGTGGGGTGTGTGAGTTTGGGGCAGGCAGGGACTGGGTCAGGCTCTCTGAAATAGGGCTTGAGGACATGCATGTTTTCAAGGGAGTATCTCTTGAGGGAAGATATCTACAGAGCCAGGGAGGCAGGACAGAGTCTGAGACAAGGATTTTGTCTCTATGGGGCCCTGCGGGCTTCTAGGGTGTCAATAGCTCTACAGAGTTCATCTTGGAAAGAAGCGAAGCCACAGGCCTTTGGAGTCCGTTTCTGGCTCCTAGGATGGGGAGGGGCTGCTGCTGGGAGACTGTCAGCAGGGGTGGAGCCCAGCAGTACCCCAGCCCTGCCTGTGGGTGTGGACAGATCTTAGGTTCCTCCCAAAGCGAGGTGCTGCTAGCTTCGCCTCACCTGATGCCTGGCAATGAGCAGGCTAGCTTTGAGATCCCTTCAGAAACAGGGCTTGCTGGCCTCAGCCCACAGTCtgtatttgcctttctttttcattgcttgaaaaaaacaaaatccctctTCAGGACTGAATCTGAGGTCTGGGCATGTGAGGCTGACTCTCGCTACTAGGCTCCACCCAAGTCCTTACATTGCATCCTGAGAGGTAGGGTGGCAGTGACTCAGGGAGTGTGTGTCAAATTAGGAGGTCCTGGGAGCCAAAGTGCTCTGAGAAGTTGGGAACGGGGTCTCTGCCCACCCTTTACATGGACCCCACTAATGGAGGATACTTTAAATGACACGAGGGGCCCACACACAGCCTGAGAGGCTCCCAGGGAGCCTTTGTCCCTGATGCCCACTCTGCACAGCCCCAGCTGCAGGTCTCACCTGGGCTTTGGGTTCTGAACTTGTAGGCCATGTTCAGCAGCGGCAGCAGTGTCACCAGGCAGTTGTCACCATTGGTCTCGATGAAGTCATGCCTTGTGATGGCCGTGGGGTCGATGTGGTGCTCCCGGAATGGACGGATGAAGGCCTGGGGTAGGGTAGGGGCGCAGTAATAGGCGTTAGGATTCTGCCCCTGCTAGGCAGCACtcaagagggcagaggcaggtggattgctgtgagttcgaggccaacctggtctacaaagtgagtctaggacagccaaggctacacagagagatcctgtcttgaaaaacaaaaaacaaacaaacaaaaaggattctGCCCTAGTCTGCCTACGTGTGATGAAGAACagacccacctctctctctctctctcttccctcctctctcttcctgtctctctggggcaccccttccttccccacgctcatttaataaacccCTCCATCTAATATCTtctgctgcctggcatcttattttttaatttactaaaataGGTGTGGCCTCCCAGTTAGCTGAAGGCAGCTGGTGCCATCCAGACCCCAAACACGACGCCTGAGCTCCCCTCCTGCAGGTTCCCCTCCTGTACCTGCCACTGCCATACAACACACCCTCCCTGGGCCTTGAGAAATCTGGCAGGATGCAGTGCAAGACGGTTTCCAACACTGCTGGGGGACCTTCCCCAATCCTTTTGGGTCCCAGTCTCCTCACCCATCCATGAGGCCCTTGGAGACAACCTCCACCCCGAAGCAGGTGAAGAGGCCCCACATAAACAAAGGAGATCCTGTCTACCTGGCCCTCAAGCTCCTGCTTCTATGAGTAGCCACccgccacccccctccccgccaaaCTTCCAGCTCATGCTGCTAAATGGAGCCTGCCTTGAGTGAGCGCAGACCCAGGAATGGCTCACCAGAGTGCATGCAAGTCCCTGGCAGTGATTGGCTGCAGGGTGGGCAGTGTGATGACAGTTGGACCAATAGGATCAGGTTCTGGGAGTTTAGCTGCCATTAGGGGAATGAATTCTCTaggcagccaggtgtggaggcctGAGCCTAGACCCTGAGGGCCGAATCTGAAAAGGTAGTCCCTCAGGCTCAGTGGGGCTTTAATTTGGCACTGACTGAGTCAGAATCCTTGCCTGATAAAACTAgtttggtttctctttttttttttttgcccagtcACACAGCCTGGCATACTCACCTTTCCCACAATGGGCAGATCCACAGACCCCCACGTATCGGCACCCCAATGTACCAGGCCGGACAGGAAGTCAGCAACGAGAGCCCCAGCAACTGTGGGCAACAAGAGTGTAAGCCAGGGCAGAGGCACGCAGAGACACCCCCAAACCCTCCCACCAGAGGCCACTCACTCATCGTTCTTTTGCCATTCATTTATGACAGGAGGATGGGAGTCCTGGCTCAGGTCTGCACAGAGCGGACTCCTGCTGTGGTGAGAGCAACACTGCCTTCCTGGACTAGGCGTCAagggcccagcactcaggaggctgaggcaggaggatccagagtttgaggctagcctgggttacaacAAATAAAAGCAGTGCCTCACCTGCAAATACATCTCCATCCTACCTACCCCAGCTAGCTTCTATCAGCAATGAATTCATCCCTTCAGGCTtttcctttgtttgcttttaatcttCTCAGAACTAGCCTGGGGTACCTGGGCGAGGCCAACAGTCACCACAGGCCTTCGATCAGGACCATACTCCCACCTCTATCACACATGAGCTGTGCGACATCTTAGATGTTACTTAACATCTGtgtgtcccagtttccttctGTAAGGCATGAGTGGTGAAGGTGACAGAGTGCAGTGGTGACTGCTTAAGCAGCAGTGTCTCAAGAGGACTTGACCCtttgtctgtgagggtgtcagaattCTTTGTCAGTAGCCTTTAGCACATTTGACAGAAGTGAACCTTGGGCTGGGGAGAAGTAAGGTGGTGAGGTCAAACACCTGGCACAGCTGGCTCCTAATGTGCCTTGAGATCCAAATCTGGCATAGCAGGACCCatggggaaactgaagcagagtgGCCAGCAGTGTCCTTCCACCATTCTCTCCTCACTCCCTGTCATCTGAGCTTTTGCTGTCACTGTTCCTCTGTCTGGAACATCCCTCCTTTCCCAGGATGCAGTTCAGCAGCTTGGTTTCCTCTGCTGCTTAGGGACCTTGCTCAATGACCTTCTCCTGAGAGCTGAACTAACAGGGGCATCGTCCCCAAGCGCCTCCACCCACCTCTCGTCACTTTCCTCAGAGCACACCCTTTGCGATTTTCTACTGTTGAGTCTGGGCTTGGCACTGTGGGCTCTGGTTTAGGGCTGGACCTTGGATTGGTAACACCAATGGGTTCAACGACATTTGAGGCATAGTGCTTGGCACACAACTGGCCTTCAGTACTGACCCAGGAGAGCAGCTGGGAAAGAGGAGCTCTGCGGGCCTGTGCCTCCCGCCTGCCTGCAGTTTCTCACTGTATACTGGCTGGCTGAGGCCCAGGTTCTGAGTTGCAATGGTGTCCTCAGGGCATCAAAGCCATGGGGTAGCCTGAGGACTGCAGGTGAAAAACCCTAGATATCTCCCTGGAGAGTGAGTCCCGTGACCCAGGGGACAGGAGTAAGGGTGTAAGCCACTGTGGGCATGGGATTTTAATGTCTAAACCTGTTAAAAGGCAGCTGCTAAGGATAGGTCTTCAGAGGCCAGGGGTATCTGTCCCTTCACCCctctacccacctacccacctataTCTGCTGTCTGTTCACCATCCACTCATccctctacccatccacccactgtCCAGTCACCCATTCATGTACCTGTTTAcccatcccttccccctctctgtctATTCAGCCATCTGAGCACAGGGCTGTGGCAGGGTTGGGGGGACAGTGGGTGGGTGGAGGTAACACAAAGTCACAGAGGCAAGTTCCTTGGGGCCGAGTGGGTGACAGGCCAAAAACGCATGGAGAAACCAGAGGACAGGAGGActcccctgctgctcccctgcACCCCAGTAGGCCTGGGGGTTACTGAAGCACCTATTTCATATTATGAATGGttctcttgggaggcagaggcaggcggatctctgtgagtttgaggccagcctggtctacagagtgagttccaggattcccagagctgttacacagagaaaccctgcccaaaaaccaaaaaaaaaaaaaaaaaaaaaaaaaaaaaaaaaaccaaaaaaaaaaaaaaaaaaaaaaaaaaaaaaaaaaaaaaaaaaaaaaaaaaaaaaaaaaagaaagaaagaaaaaaaaaaaaaaaaaaagaatgaaagaaagaaaaacataacaacaacaacaacaaaataaaaatgaatagacaCTTTGCCTCTAACCAAGGGAGACTTGGGGACCCTACCTCTAAGGACATGGCTATGCCTCCTGCCTTCTTTGGGCTTAGAACAACTGTGGTGTCTCCAGAGGCCTGTCCCAGTGTCACTAGTCAGTGACAGATTTAAACACTGCCTTCATGGCACACAGTTATGGGGAACACTGGATGCCTGTGGGTGCAGCATGGAAGGGGCTCCAAGCCCAGGCTTcttgtcctgagtgctgggctcaggTTGTGGGTGAAACAATTCCTTCCGAAGTTACACCTCACACCTGGTTATAACTGCACCTAACCGGCAGTGTGCAGGCTCGCATGACTGGACCTCTGACCATACAAGGTCACCACGTGCACTCTACTCTGTGTGGCATCTAAGGGAGCTAGACAGACACAAAGGCTGTCATGTCAGGCTGCTGTGGCCACACAGCCTTATTGCTATGGCGCAACCCTGCCAACATCACGAGGCAGCCATAGGCAATGTGTCAACaagtgggggtgagggtaggggatGGTATTTCTGCAATACCTTGTTTGCAACTTTAGGTTTGGCTTGCTTCTCTGGAAGCTCATCTGGAGTCATTCGTGTATCATGTGCATGGACCATTTAACCccacccccttaaaaaaaaaaaaaagatttatttatttgccaggcatggtggcacacacctttaatcccagcacttaggaggcagaggcaggtggatccctgtgagctccaggtcagcctggtccacaaagtgagttcaggacagccaagataatacagagagactctgtttcaaaaaaatttttttttcatttatttattatgtattctgcctgcatgtacacctgcacaccagaagagggcattagatcacattatagatggttgtgagccaccatgtggttgctgagaattgaactcaggacctctagaagagcattcagtatttttaacctctgagccatctctccagcacccccaacCCCTTTTGCTTTTTGCTGCTAAATACTGTTCCATCACCCAGATGGAGCGCACAGCGCCCTCCACGGGACTCTTACTGAACTCCAGCTGCATTGCTCACTCATGGAGAAGCCTGTGTGCTCACAGATGCCCCCATTGCTTGGGCTGGGGATGGCAGAGACATTGTGATTTTGAGACAGACCCacgcagccctggctggccttgaacttctgactctcccACTTCAGCCTGTCAAATATGAGCGTGCCAGGTATGCAAGCATACCCCAACAGGAGCTGACTCTGGGGTTCCTCCGAGACTGGACCTCTTGCGGCTTTGGCTAGTCTAGTCTAGCCTGCCAGCTTGCCCTGgagatcctgtctccacctcctaagggCAGTGATTACAAGCAGGCTGCTGTATTCACTTGGAGTCTCTATAAGAATGCTGGGATGTGAGCTCTGATCCATCCATCAGACCCCAGGATGacgccttttcttcctcttttgagacagggtctcaccatgtaaccttggctgtcctggaccatgctatgtagaccaggctggcctcaaactcagagatccactgcctctgccacccaagtgctgggattaaaggtgtgtgccactatgcttttAAACCAGCACACCACAGCCTTCTCTGGCTCACCTCCGCTGATCCCTGTGGACCAAGGCCAGGTCTGTGTGGCTAAGCTCCTTCCCCTTAACTGTCCTCGGCAGTTAATCCTCTGTGATCGGAACATGGCAGAACAGTATTAGAGTCAAGGCAGGGTGACCCAGAGCTGTCAACGGAGTTAGGAAAGTGCACTGGGTGGGCCTCGCTCTCACTTAAGCTTGGGctgtgtctcaggaaaaaaaaaaaaaaaaaaaaaatcaagagtaaCCCAGAAGGTGCTTTCTGCTTCCCGATCCAGGGCAAAGTGACCTCTCACAGTGGCAAGCCGCACTTGCCTGCTCTGCTGACCTACTCTGCTTATACCAAAATGGCCTTGGAGGGCATCCTACAAATTCCAAGCAGTGGCCCCTGAGTTGGCCAAGATCGCTGGTAAGGAGTCAGAGCAAAggagactgcttgcctagcatgtgcaagggcCTGATTTCCACCCCCAgtggaggaggatcaggagttccaggccagcctgggctacacagagaaatcaaaggcagcctgggttaTGGCTGAGAAACTGCCACAGCCCAGTGATCCTAAATGAGGGGTGTGACAAATGACCAGACTGTGGTAGCCTAGATGGGAGCCTGGGATAGGAAAGGGGCACTGGCTATGAAACTAAAGGGAAGTGACCAACGGTAGAGTATAGGCACAGAGCAGCCCCACTGGGCACTAACTGGCACAAGTGTGGGGCTTAACAGCCtgcttcctgggctggagagatggctcagaggttaagagcactggctgctcttcctgaggtcctgagttcaattcccagcaaccacatggtggctcatgaccatctataacgaggttcgtatacataataaataaacaactcttaaaaaaaaaaaaagcctgcttcCTACCACGATCCCAGTAAACCTGAattggccttaaaaaaaaaaaaaacccaacaacaacaacaacacacacgcaaacaaaaaaaccactgctgagctgtgtcccaCTGACAGAGTttttatctcacacacacagagccccagagtcccctgggtttggtcccagTAATGCAGAAACAGCCACCACATAGTCCCAGCAAGCTGAAGGTGAAGGAGGAAGAttggagttcagggtcatctctGACAGCACAGGgttcaagaccctgtctcagaacgaAAGAGAACCGTCTACCAAAACAGTGTTAACTACCCTTCACGTGCGGCCTGCCAGAGGCTGCAGAGCTCCTGAGGTCGGCAGGGGGACTGTCCAAGGTCACCCATGGAGGGACAAGACGACTACACTCAGCCTCATGTCCCTTAACTAGCAGCAGCTAGCCAAACAGGTGCAAGGGTGCAGAGCTCTGGGTTCTAGCACGGGCTGCGCAGTGGCAGCTGCCCGTAGCCTGAGCCTGGAATCCATTTGCAAGCCGTGGTCTTGCCACCTGTCAGATGGCTGGCACCTGGCACTCACGGGGACATGCTCTGTGCTGGTGTCAGGGATAATCTGGGTGAGAGACCTTCCTTTTCTACTATATGAGGAAATGGTTCTCAATTCCTGGGGCCTCATCAGTGTTTCTAGGGCACCAATTCCAGGCCATCCGGTTGCCCAAGAGTCTCCTCTAGTGGGGGGCAGGGTGGCAGACACGGGCGTACAGAAGTCTCTTTGTTCCAGCCTTGGTGGTGGCTGGCGGCTGGCTCACCCTGGGAGCAGCTTTGGTCTGGTCACGACCCTTCCCTGCAGACACTGGGAAGGGGACAGGGATGGCGCTACCAGCGACATCGACAGCGTGAAGGCTGGGTGGAGGTGAGAGGCGGACAGACTAGGTAGACACAGCATGGCCTCCCTCCTGCATCTCCGAGCTGCTCCTTCAAGGACCCACTACAGTCCCTAGTGTGCTGTGCTCCCCACAAGGGGATGAGTGGCTCCTCACCACACACTGTCCTTGTCAGTCACCAGTGACCTTTAGGGCCAGGTGCCTTCTCTGCACCACCAGGCCACTGTGCTGCCGGACTCTGGTGAAGCCTCCTCTGAGCCCTGCTGCCCTCTTAGTTCTCCTCGGTCCTGGGCTCTGCTTGGCCCTGTCCCTGTTTCTCCAGCCACGGTCTCCCCTAGGCTACTCCTGTTTCTCCCCTGCCACCCGCTCATATCTCGGGCTGAATTCGGGATAAAACCTTTCATATACCCTACCTCCCACGCACCTTCCAACAGCTTGAGTGCCCATGTAGCTTAATCGCACAGCTCCTCTGAGTCTGAAAAACCTACTACCTCCTGCTCCTTGGCTCCCAGCACCAGAAATCATCTTCCCATGGGAAACTCAGCAGTGACTCCCCACAGCACTCAAGATAAACCCACGGTCCAGACCCCCAAGGTCCTGTCCCACTCATCCATCCTGGCCAGTGAGCCGCCACCGAGCCTCTTTCCTTTGACTAGTTCTCCCTGGATGCGCTGGCTCACATaagcctcagggcctttgcacttgctGTGCTGCCTCGGACACAAgcctcttccttcatctcctcctctcaGGCTGTTAACAACCATAGCTTTATCTCGATCAGCTCAGGCATTGCATCACACAGGCCTGGCTTTACCAACTGGAATCTCTTCAGTTTGAGCTCTGGTTTCCGGGGCTGCCTGGGGCATTGGGAACCGCTGGAGAGATAGCAACAAGCTGGCACAGGGCCCACAGCGGCTACCTGCATGTTAGCAGACAAATCAGGGCGGCTATTTAAATCGATTGAGGATTGTGCAAACATTGCTATCAGGGGATTACTTGCTCTTATCAGCCCAGGAGCTGGATGCAGTGGAAGAGCTGGCCAC
This window harbors:
- the Peds1 gene encoding plasmanylethanolamine desaturase → MAGAEDAPGRQPELDEDETAEGRRWGAQHAGARELAALYSPGKRLQEWCCVVLCFSLIAHNLVHLLLLARWEHTPLVILGVVAGALVADFLSGLVHWGADTWGSVDLPIVGKAFIRPFREHHIDPTAITRHDFIETNGDNCLVTLLPLLNMAYKFRTQSPETLEQLYPWECFVFCLTIFGTFTNQIHKWSHTYLGLPCWVTVLQDWHVILPRKHHRIHHVAPHETYFCITTGWLNYPLEVTGFWRRLEDLIQGLTGEKPRADDMMWAQKIK